TCTCTGGATAGGCCTTGGGTTGGCTATGCCTATACTGAATTCGAATTACCCGAGTCTATTGATCTTTGGCTGATGTTTGGTTCAAGTGGGCCATTTCGTGTCTTTTTAGATGGGAAATGTGTCTTGAAGTCAGATAGCTATCAACCACTTACACCTGTATCATTTGCTGTTGAGCAACGTTTTGTTAAGGGAGACCATCGATTGCTGATAAAGTTTGCATCCACTTCAAATCAGCCTGTACTATACTTTGCCTTGAAGGAACATGATGGTATGCATTGGCATCAGAAACCATTTTACTTGAAGACTATCTGGAAGAATGATTTTTGATTTGCTCATACGGTTATTCGTAATGTGACGACTTTTTTTGGCCCGACTTGCGAGCTGATAATGCCATCTCGCAAGCTGTTCTCTTTGCTGATATCGATACCCTCCATATTGGTTATTCGCCATTTTGCTTCTTCGCTTTGAACGTTGGGCCAACCAGACAAATCTATGCGCATTTCTTTACTTTCCGATGCGGGATTGAATGCCCGTATTTCAATGTCGCCATCGATTGTTCTAAAGCTTGATACCACGATTTCTTTCGATACTTCGCACCATTGCTGAAATGGGGGGAGGTTACTCTTCGTGCTGTATCGGATCTGATCTGATGATGTTATCGTTTTGGTTGGTATGCCTGCAGTTATTTGCTGGCCGATTTGGTGTAGTTGGCTTAAGTCGGTATCCTGGTTTATCGGTTTGATCCAGTAGCGAAAATTGAGTGAACCAAGCAGCTGTGCTTTTTGATTTCTATTCACAAACTTAAAGTCTGATATGCTTCTGAATAGCGTTAAGGCGATAGGTTGCTCATCAGTGTCGCAAACCATAGATTCGGTAAGGCCATCGGCAAATAGAGCAAGCCCCCGTGTGTTACCTCTGATTGCAGTCCAACTCAATTGAGGCTGAGTGCCTGGCCAGGGCTCGCCGATATCGCCACTATCATGTCGCATCATGACATCGCGTTCAATTTGATCAAAGGGTGTGTCAGTCAAATAGGTTGGGCTATTGGCTGATGTCGTGAGTAAAACCCTTAAACGATGGTTTTCGGCATTGTTGATTACATTGGTTTCTACTTCTAGTTGGTCTGAGCCCTTACGAAGTGTCATTTTGCTTTCAATGACTAACTCTGTCTTCTCCTCGCTTCTGGCACTTTTATCGGTATTCAGAGATGTGGGCACAATCATAACTGATTTGATTAGAATTGTTCCCAGCATGGGGCCATGATGGAGGACTTTGGTTTCCGTTTTCGAGCCTTTGGAATGGACATATTTTTGATGTTTGGGCTCGATGTAGTAGAAGTGGTTACCAGCGTCTCCACTATCTTCGAAGACGAGAAGATCTTTGTAGGTTTGGTCTCTTACTTTGTCTTTTAGTTCGCAGCTCCCATCGTCGTTTATTTTAATTTTTAGCAGGCTGTTCTCAAGGCTGCGATCGCTAACGGAAACAGAATCGTTGTCGAACGCTTTTTGATGAAATTCTTTGCCACCGTCCTTGGTCAACTTTAAGCAATAGTACCCCAATGCAGGTAGGTCCACTTCGAAGGCAATTCTTAATTTATATCCTTTTCGGTGGAGTGGTTCTTTGTCTGGGAAAGTCCAGTAGCGTTTGTCTGGGATCGGATGCTCTAAAAGCTGAAAGTCGTATGTGTTTTCATTGAAGTCCTTCAGAGTCCAGTCTTGTTGAGGATTTGTGCATGGTGTTACCCAATTTTCTGGAACCCAGACTTCGCAATCGACGATTTTTTGGATGGCTTGGAAACTTGGATTGAAAGTCAACATACGTACTTCATTGTCACCGCATTCTCCGATTATATTAGCACCAATTTCAGCCATCGCATGGTTTGAGAGTTCTTCGGCTATCTTCTTCGCATGACTGAATCGGTATTTGATGTCTTCCTGGGCATCATCAGTAACGGAACCATATATTGTATCATGAAAATGATTTTGCAGCAAATGCTTCCAGGCGAGACCCAGATGCTCTCCGGGGTACTCTGTTCCAAGGATTGCTGATGT
The Rubellicoccus peritrichatus DNA segment above includes these coding regions:
- a CDS encoding glycoside hydrolase family 38 C-terminal domain-containing protein, producing the protein MAKETESRNAPVSAHQKSSQVREAHYILSTHWDREFYQDFEGFRHRLIKIIDDIINGWETGELEGPLQLDGQVVPIEDYLEVRQSKREQIGKLIRDGHIILGPWYTMPDSFIVSGESLVRNLEMGIQQTRQLGAEPSRAVNCCDIFGFCSQLPQILNGFGIDFAFIWRGTNNHEHRNIKWLGADQTELLCYRFGINSYWGYGVHVRHANDHDHSHNESSFAKDLEHFLNHEADRSATDPILLFDGIDHSAWDAKNYNFLKPHFSKNLGAYTIKHSTLDDYANSVREQAHRITIELQNELREPTRKGLKENGQAVLSGVMSNRVWIKQQNRECESLLCQQTEPLTTATSAILGTEYPGEHLGLAWKHLLQNHFHDTIYGSVTDDAQEDIKYRFSHAKKIAEELSNHAMAEIGANIIGECGDNEVRMLTFNPSFQAIQKIVDCEVWVPENWVTPCTNPQQDWTLKDFNENTYDFQLLEHPIPDKRYWTFPDKEPLHRKGYKLRIAFEVDLPALGYYCLKLTKDGGKEFHQKAFDNDSVSVSDRSLENSLLKIKINDDGSCELKDKVRDQTYKDLLVFEDSGDAGNHFYYIEPKHQKYVHSKGSKTETKVLHHGPMLGTILIKSVMIVPTSLNTDKSARSEEKTELVIESKMTLRKGSDQLEVETNVINNAENHRLRVLLTTSANSPTYLTDTPFDQIERDVMMRHDSGDIGEPWPGTQPQLSWTAIRGNTRGLALFADGLTESMVCDTDEQPIALTLFRSISDFKFVNRNQKAQLLGSLNFRYWIKPINQDTDLSQLHQIGQQITAGIPTKTITSSDQIRYSTKSNLPPFQQWCEVSKEIVVSSFRTIDGDIEIRAFNPASESKEMRIDLSGWPNVQSEEAKWRITNMEGIDISKENSLRDGIISSQVGPKKVVTLRITV